One window from the genome of Corynebacterium sp. SCR221107 encodes:
- a CDS encoding galactan 5-O-arabinofuranosyltransferase, with protein MTATTETPPSFRDDASTTEESYAPDALSKKATLVAMTIAIIAGGLATLVAWYAFKQTSLPAFSGSLVTRALATVATVVIVIVTAVLMVYWMLDQRTGRTRPRWRTWLSYAVAYLAPAGVITASLTIPLSATRMYLDGIAIDQGFRTQYLTRLTDSWHLSDMNYADLPAFYPAGWFWTGGRFANLLGLPGWEAFQPWSLVSLSMAACLLVPVWQRITGSLPVATAIALVSTCIMLVTSSEEPYAAIIALGAAAAAVIGRRGLSGDRFALAGITVFLGLSASMYTLFTAVIALSMLVLAGLLSLIFEKSWWPILRVIVAGVGSMAIAAIVWAPYILAVLSGEHRSGATANHYLPAAGAQLPFPMLATSIVGILCFIGLIYLIVRFLDPDVRALAVCLIAIYCWIIASMAMTLAGTTLLGFRLEVVVTLLLATAGVLGLADLRLAGIHRFYPAQFSERTSKLVTICLVAVLSVAGISYAQSIPTRNAELIDLAYTETDGYGERADRFPADASQYYPRINEELLAQGFVPNDTVVLTSEKDFMSYYPYRGFQAFTSHYANPLGEFDERNAYIEDIANRSWSDLADPAAFAAALDSASWAPPQVFIFRGQAAEGDAPQETSESSGQDFGSGWVYDLAEDIYPNNPNVRFVGVQFNPASFDSDAFRITEIGPFVVVTRVLS; from the coding sequence ATGACTGCCACGACCGAGACGCCACCTAGCTTCCGCGACGATGCCAGCACAACCGAAGAAAGCTACGCCCCGGATGCGCTGAGCAAAAAAGCAACGCTTGTGGCGATGACGATCGCGATCATCGCGGGCGGGCTCGCAACGCTTGTCGCATGGTATGCCTTCAAGCAGACCTCCCTTCCGGCGTTTAGCGGCTCGCTCGTCACGCGCGCGCTGGCCACGGTTGCCACCGTGGTCATCGTGATTGTTACCGCGGTGCTCATGGTCTATTGGATGCTAGACCAGCGCACGGGACGCACCCGGCCGCGCTGGCGGACGTGGCTAAGCTACGCGGTGGCCTATCTCGCCCCGGCGGGTGTGATCACCGCCAGCCTCACCATCCCGCTGTCGGCCACCCGCATGTACCTCGACGGTATCGCAATTGACCAGGGATTCCGCACCCAATACCTCACCCGTTTGACGGACTCCTGGCACCTGTCGGACATGAACTACGCCGACCTGCCCGCCTTCTACCCCGCAGGCTGGTTCTGGACTGGCGGGCGCTTTGCCAACCTCCTGGGCCTGCCCGGATGGGAGGCCTTCCAACCGTGGTCGCTGGTGAGCCTGTCCATGGCCGCCTGCCTGCTCGTGCCCGTGTGGCAGCGCATTACCGGATCCCTTCCGGTGGCAACGGCTATCGCCTTGGTCTCTACCTGCATCATGCTGGTCACCAGCTCGGAGGAACCCTATGCGGCCATCATCGCCCTGGGTGCGGCTGCCGCCGCCGTCATCGGGCGGCGCGGCCTCAGTGGGGATCGCTTCGCGCTGGCCGGGATCACCGTCTTCCTCGGCCTCTCGGCCTCCATGTACACGCTTTTTACCGCCGTCATCGCGCTGAGCATGCTCGTGCTTGCCGGGCTGCTTTCGCTCATCTTCGAGAAATCCTGGTGGCCTATCCTGCGCGTTATCGTCGCTGGGGTCGGCTCCATGGCCATCGCCGCGATCGTGTGGGCACCGTACATCCTGGCGGTGCTTTCCGGCGAACACCGTTCCGGCGCCACCGCCAACCACTACCTGCCCGCCGCCGGCGCGCAACTGCCCTTCCCCATGCTGGCCACCAGCATCGTGGGCATCTTGTGCTTTATCGGCCTCATCTACCTCATCGTGCGCTTTCTTGATCCGGATGTGCGCGCACTCGCCGTGTGCCTCATCGCCATCTACTGCTGGATCATCGCCTCGATGGCCATGACTCTCGCCGGTACTACCTTGCTGGGCTTCCGCCTCGAAGTGGTGGTCACCTTGCTGCTGGCCACCGCGGGCGTGCTCGGCCTGGCCGATCTCCGGCTTGCGGGCATTCACCGCTTCTACCCGGCGCAGTTTAGCGAACGTACCTCTAAGCTTGTGACAATCTGCCTGGTGGCCGTGCTATCGGTGGCCGGAATCAGCTACGCGCAGTCGATCCCTACCCGCAATGCCGAACTCATCGACCTGGCCTACACCGAGACTGATGGCTACGGCGAGCGTGCGGACCGCTTCCCGGCCGATGCCTCCCAGTACTATCCACGAATCAACGAGGAGCTGCTCGCCCAGGGCTTCGTCCCCAATGACACCGTGGTGCTCACCAGCGAGAAGGACTTTATGTCCTACTACCCTTACCGCGGATTCCAGGCCTTTACCAGCCACTACGCCAACCCGCTGGGCGAGTTCGATGAGCGTAACGCCTACATCGAAGACATCGCCAACCGCAGCTGGAGCGATCTCGCCGATCCGGCGGCCTTCGCCGCCGCCCTTGACTCCGCCTCGTGGGCCCCGCCGCAGGTGTTCATCTTCCGCGGGCAGGCGGCCGAGGGCGATGCGCCGCAGGAGACGTCGGAAAGCAGCGGGCAGGACTTTGGCTCCGGCTGGGTCTATGACCTGGCGGAAGATATCTACCCGAACAACCCCAACGTGCGTTTTGTCGGCGTGCAATTTAACCCGGCCAGCTTCGACTCCGACGCCTTCCGCATCACCGAGATCGGACCTTTCGTGGTGGTGACTCGTGTTCTTAGCTAG